The genomic window GGCCAGAGCCTGCCGATTTCAAAGGGAAAAAGCGTAGACCAATGGGAGCCAACTTATGGGATCCAAGTGAGAATACCTTCGATCAATATTTAGTCAATAAAGCCTATCCTCAAGTAAGAGAATTATTAGAGATGTTCCCGAATATGAAGTTCATGTGGTACGACTTCGCCCACTTCTTATCCAAAGAACAAAGCTTTAAATTTTATCAAATGGTGTATCAATTGAATCCAAATGTGATTGTTACTGATAGAGTAGGTCACGATTTAGGCGACTTCAATATTCCCGGAGATAACAAAATTCCTAATCCTGAAGACATGGGAGGAAAGCATTGGGAAACAGTAGGTACATTCAATAATTCATGGGGGTACAAAGAATACGATAAAGATTTTAAATCGCCTTATGAGTTGATTTATTGGATTACAGCCATTGCCAGTAGAGGTGGAAATTATATGCTTAACATCGGTCCAAAAGGAGACGGAACTATACCACAAGAAAGCGTGGATAACCTGAAAGAAATTGGTAAGTGGATGAGCGTAAATGGTAAAGCCATCTATGGAACAAAAATGTGGAAAGTGAGTAGAGAAGGAGAGGATGCTCAGAAGATGTTAGGCACAGGCCATAGAGCCGCACATGGATTTACTTCCAACTTTACTACATCAGATTTTTGGTTCACATCCAAAGGAAACAAAGTCTACGCAATCGCTCTAGAAAGAGACAAAACAGCCTTAATTAAAAGCTTCGCCGACGAAGAGATCAAAGAAGTAAAATTGTTAGGTTATGAGAAAAAACTGAAGTGGGAACATACGTCTGAAGGCTTAAAAGTAACGCTTCCAAAGAATAAGACCCAACAAGTTGGTTTTACTTTAGAAGTGACCTTATCTAATAATGAATCTACTAAGGTGAAGTAGGGTATAAGTGACCAAACCGCTAGTCTCTCGATATATCAAGAGAAGAATTAGAGAGTAGTTCCTTAGTCGATCTCTAAGTCAACTACTCATCGCCAAGGAGGGGTGCAACCCCTCCGGCTGATAGTGTATGTTGATATTCTGCTTCAAGGGCTAACACCTTATGAACTGAGTATCTTCTCACCCCACAAACCACAAAAAAAAATCAAATGGAAAAAATATTCACCCTATTCCTCTTCCTCCCCATCTTCGCTTTAGCACAAAAAGAGTCCATTTGGGATTTAGAGGAACTATACAAAACACCGAAGTACGAAGAAACCGATCTTGTCAACAAGAAAGGAGTTAAAAGTATCTTCTACGAAAGCATCGATTACAAAGGTAAACCCACAAAAGTGTATGCCTACTATAATATTCCAACGACTGAAAGACCAGAAAATGGCTACCCTGCAATAGTGTTAGTACATGGAGGTGGAGGAACAGCTTTTGAAGATTGGGTAAAAATTTGGAATAAGAGAGGATATGTAGCCATCTCAATGGATTTAGAAGGACATTTACCGTCTAAAAATCACCAAGACAGAAAGAATTTCGAAGGTTCAGGACCATCTCGACATGGTGTTTTTCATGATAACAACGAAGCATTACAAGACCAGTGGTATTATCAAGCTGTCGCACAAGTTATCCTAGCCCACTCTTTCTTAAGAGGTTTACCTGAAGTAGACACCAATAACATTGGTATTACCGGTGTAAGCTGGGGCGGAATGCTGACAAGTTCAATCGCTGGTATTGATGATCGCTTTAAATTTGCCATTCCAATTTACGGATGTGGATTCTTGAATGGTACAGATGGATTAATGGGACAGCATTTCAAAAATGGAAATCAAGCGTACAGAGATAACTTGTTAACCAACTTTGAAGCCGAAGCCTTTTTACCAAAGGCCACAATGCCTATCTTATTTATCAATGGCTCGAACGATGCACATTTCCCAATTCCAGCCATGATGTCATCAGCTAAGGCACCAAAATCAAAAACATATTTATATGTGGAAGATGGTTTAGGTCACGGTCACCCACCCGCTTGGGATGTAGAAGAATCGTATAGATTCGCCAATGCCATCATCCATAATTTACCTTTAATGGATATTCAGAAAACCACTTGGGATCACTCAAAAATGGATTTTTCAGCCGTTGTAAAAGGAGTAAGACCTAGAAAAGTAACAGCCTATTACACCTTTGATAAAGGCAAATGGCAAAAGAGAAGATGGAACTCCACACCAGGTAATATAAAAGGCACAAAAGTGAATGCCCCTATTCCAGAGGAAGCCACAGCAGCTTATCTAATTATTAGAGATGTAAAAGGTATGTCCTTAACTACTGAAGTCATCTTTGATACATCAGATAAACAAACGATGAAATAGTAGATCATCCATAAAAAAACAATTTACATTATTACATGTACGGACGTTGCTCTGCAACGTCCCTCAAGATTTAGTGCATAATAGATAAATATAATTTTAATACATTCGATTTTTCAAAATCATAAAAAAGACTCAATAATGGTTGAGTCTTTTTTATTATCGTATACATAAATAGTATAGGGTTATCAAGACGTATTCT from Flammeovirga yaeyamensis includes these protein-coding regions:
- a CDS encoding alpha-L-fucosidase, which codes for MMNAQAQTWEQMHATKGDAITHFNEDKFGLFIHWGIHSVLGGMYKGERMDDIESPEPNDACWIQARARIPRVEYRELMGQFDPVNFNADEYVSLVKEAGMKYIVITSKHHDGFALWDSKVSDFDMGSTPSKRNLVKELYNACERQGIDFGVYYSHNIDWNDAHDCNIKFFCDATDEVWPEPADFKGKKRRPMGANLWDPSENTFDQYLVNKAYPQVRELLEMFPNMKFMWYDFAHFLSKEQSFKFYQMVYQLNPNVIVTDRVGHDLGDFNIPGDNKIPNPEDMGGKHWETVGTFNNSWGYKEYDKDFKSPYELIYWITAIASRGGNYMLNIGPKGDGTIPQESVDNLKEIGKWMSVNGKAIYGTKMWKVSREGEDAQKMLGTGHRAAHGFTSNFTTSDFWFTSKGNKVYAIALERDKTALIKSFADEEIKEVKLLGYEKKLKWEHTSEGLKVTLPKNKTQQVGFTLEVTLSNNESTKVK
- a CDS encoding alpha/beta hydrolase family protein, with product MEKIFTLFLFLPIFALAQKESIWDLEELYKTPKYEETDLVNKKGVKSIFYESIDYKGKPTKVYAYYNIPTTERPENGYPAIVLVHGGGGTAFEDWVKIWNKRGYVAISMDLEGHLPSKNHQDRKNFEGSGPSRHGVFHDNNEALQDQWYYQAVAQVILAHSFLRGLPEVDTNNIGITGVSWGGMLTSSIAGIDDRFKFAIPIYGCGFLNGTDGLMGQHFKNGNQAYRDNLLTNFEAEAFLPKATMPILFINGSNDAHFPIPAMMSSAKAPKSKTYLYVEDGLGHGHPPAWDVEESYRFANAIIHNLPLMDIQKTTWDHSKMDFSAVVKGVRPRKVTAYYTFDKGKWQKRRWNSTPGNIKGTKVNAPIPEEATAAYLIIRDVKGMSLTTEVIFDTSDKQTMK